GCATTGTTTCTAAGGCTAAGACGAGATGGTAGCAGCCTGAAGCACACATTTGATTATGTAAACGAGTTTCGAGAATCTCCGCAGATCTTGCCAATTGCGATGACGATAGGGCAAGAATTTATATGCATCGAACTAGGCGTAGAGACACCCAAGCTAATTCTGTTCTCGCCAGATAAATCCGAAAGTATATGTGCAGATAGTTGGTTATCCTTTGTGAACAGCTTGGTACAGCAGTCGGAAGAAGCTCGCCCCTTCCTAGAAGTGATTGCTAAACAGCCGTGGGATTACGTTCGAGAATACATCGAGTCTGGGGGAGAGCTTGTTCCGTCTGAGGGCCTGTCGCTATTAAGCCAATCGATCCGTGTAAATAATCTAGAGCTGTTTAGAAAGCTTATGGATGTGAAGTCGGCATGGGGTGATTTGGATAGAGCTATGGAAGTAGCGGTCATAAACAAGCGTCTGGAGTTTGTAAAACTATTGGTTGACATGGGTGGCAACCGTGCATTGGCCGCTTCACGTGCTGTTGGGCCTGAACGAGAAGCCATTCGTGCCTATTTGAAGAGTGTATTGCCTTGATTTCAGGAGGGAAAGAAAAGGCCGTCAGATCTGAATGGCACGAGCTTAAGCTCTAACTCATTATCCCCTCACGGGTTATGATCGACTTTCGGG
This window of the Bremerella cremea genome carries:
- a CDS encoding SMI1/KNR4 family protein; translation: MKHIKLEAGGEPVDEQALIDLEKYVGAAICTQYKNFLRMQNGGSCRPEVRSKLPALAYPLALFLRLRRDGSSLKHTFDYVNEFRESPQILPIAMTIGQEFICIELGVETPKLILFSPDKSESICADSWLSFVNSLVQQSEEARPFLEVIAKQPWDYVREYIESGGELVPSEGLSLLSQSIRVNNLELFRKLMDVKSAWGDLDRAMEVAVINKRLEFVKLLVDMGGNRALAASRAVGPEREAIRAYLKSVLP